One genomic region from Mytilus trossulus isolate FHL-02 chromosome 9, PNRI_Mtr1.1.1.hap1, whole genome shotgun sequence encodes:
- the LOC134684745 gene encoding uncharacterized protein LOC134684745: MMMSDNALTFKAASIEISRLCNSKKVKENIQNYGIEWKFIPNRAPWFGGMWERMIGLTKTSLKKVLGRAHVNDETLRTVLTEIEATLNDRPVTYISTDIRDPEPLTPSHLIHGRRITTLPYVSSNSAIDNLNVCELTHTNLNNQTIRQRQLIENFWTRWKGEYLTSLREYHQRAGVDVRKIKEADVVQIHDESKRVHWRLGVVQDTIKGKDGLVRVAMVRTKSGITNRPVTKLYPLEVNSMDCYLRRSERRN; encoded by the coding sequence ATGATGATGTCAGATAATGCGTTAACATTTAAAGCTGCTTCAATCGAAATTTCACGACTTTGCAATtctaaaaaagttaaagaaaatattcagaATTATGGCATTGAATGGAAATTCATCCCAAATAGAGCTCCATGGTTCGGGGGCATGTGGGAAAGAATGATTGGCTTAACAAAAACATCACTTAAGAAAGTATTAGGACGTGCACATGTTAACGACGAGACTCTAAGGACCGTATTAACAGAGATCGAAGCCACACTCAACGATCGACCAGTGACGTATATTTCAACAGATATCAGAGATCCGGAGCCGCTTACACCATCCCATCTTATACATGGACGAAGAATAACAACTTTACCGTATGTATCGTCAAATAGTGCTATTGACAATCTAAATGTTTGTGAATTAACACACACAAACTTGAACAATCAAACGATACGACAGAGACAATTGATTGAGAATTTCTGGACAAGATGGAAAGGAGAATACCTTACTTCATTGCGAGAATATCACCAAAGAGCTGGAGTCGACGTTCGAAAGATTAAAGAAGCCGATGTCGTTCAGATACACGACGAATCAAAGCGTGTGCATTGGAGACTTGGAGTTGTGCAGGACACTATTAAAGGCAAGGACGGCTTAGTACGCGTCGCTATGGTgcgtaccaaatcaggaattaCAAATCGACCCGTGACGAAACTCTACCCATTAGAAGTCAACAGCATGGACTGTTATCTGAGACGAAGTGAACGAAGAAACTAA